In one Sporomusa sphaeroides DSM 2875 genomic region, the following are encoded:
- a CDS encoding ACT domain-containing protein, translating into MIIQQLSLFLENQPGKLAEVLGVLHAHGSNIRAMSVADTADFGILRIIVNEPEKVQQILRGAGFTVKATPVLSIVLSDTPGSLFEHVSKLSAAGINVEYVYAFAATSTDTARVVLKVDNLELAERLIAGEGKATEPYREDAGATPNFYW; encoded by the coding sequence ATGATTATTCAACAATTGTCGCTGTTTTTGGAAAACCAGCCTGGCAAACTGGCAGAAGTCCTGGGTGTGCTTCATGCTCATGGGAGTAATATCCGGGCAATGTCGGTTGCCGATACGGCGGATTTTGGGATTTTAAGAATTATTGTTAATGAGCCGGAAAAGGTACAACAGATATTGCGCGGTGCCGGTTTTACGGTTAAGGCTACACCGGTGTTAAGTATTGTGTTAAGCGATACGCCGGGGAGCTTGTTCGAACATGTCAGTAAGCTAAGTGCGGCCGGAATCAATGTTGAATATGTGTATGCTTTTGCGGCTACTTCGACAGATACTGCACGGGTGGTCTTAAAGGTTGATAATTTGGAGCTGGCCGAACGTTTGATTGCCGGTGAAGGCAAGGCGACCGAACCGTACCGGGAAGATGCGGGTGCTACCCCTAACTTTTACTGGTAA
- a CDS encoding 2-isopropylmalate synthase has translation METRSIQIFDTTLRDGEQTPGVSLQTEEKVEIALALAKLNVDVIEAGFPVASPGDFEAVSQIAARVKGPIIAALARANEKDIETAYKAVRKAERPRIHTFIATSDIHLEHKLKLTREQLLERAEQAVRYAKDKVSDVEFSAEDASRSDWDFLCQVYERVIAAGANVINVPDTVGYTTPAEFGALITYIREHVPNIDQATISVHCHDDLGMAVANSLAAVAAGAGQVECTVNGLGERAGNAAMEELVMALNTRREYYHALTNINTRQIYRTSRLVSTLTGTAVPPNKAVVGDNAFAHESGIHQHGMLNNPLTYEIMSPESVGVSRSAIVLGKHSGRHAFEERLKYLGYELDADAINQLFVKFKDLADRKKMVFDKDIEALIVEKAAVRPEWYTLEYHHVASGNKMVATASVQLRTSAGICEAASCGTGPVDAAFKAIEQAVGFPVGLHDYQLKAVTGGEDALGEATVWIEQDGRTFSGRGLSIDVIEASAKAYVNAINKMLAVCGFPDIQQAAGR, from the coding sequence ATGGAAACTCGGAGCATTCAGATATTTGATACTACCCTCCGTGACGGCGAACAAACGCCGGGAGTCAGTTTGCAGACAGAAGAAAAGGTGGAAATCGCTCTAGCACTGGCCAAACTTAATGTTGATGTCATCGAAGCCGGGTTTCCGGTTGCCTCGCCTGGTGATTTTGAGGCAGTGAGCCAGATTGCCGCCCGGGTCAAAGGCCCGATCATTGCCGCGCTGGCCCGCGCCAACGAAAAAGATATTGAAACTGCGTATAAGGCTGTCCGCAAGGCCGAGCGGCCAAGAATTCATACCTTTATTGCCACCAGTGACATTCATCTGGAGCACAAACTCAAACTGACAAGAGAACAACTGCTGGAACGGGCCGAGCAAGCTGTGCGTTATGCCAAAGACAAGGTGTCTGATGTTGAATTTTCAGCAGAAGACGCATCCCGCTCTGACTGGGATTTCCTGTGTCAGGTGTACGAGCGGGTCATTGCAGCCGGTGCCAATGTCATCAATGTACCCGATACTGTAGGCTACACCACGCCGGCTGAGTTCGGCGCGTTGATCACTTATATCCGTGAACATGTACCCAATATTGATCAGGCAACTATCAGCGTGCACTGCCATGACGATCTTGGCATGGCGGTGGCGAACTCGCTGGCAGCGGTTGCCGCCGGTGCCGGACAGGTGGAATGTACGGTAAACGGTCTGGGAGAGCGGGCAGGCAATGCCGCCATGGAAGAGCTGGTTATGGCGCTTAATACCCGCCGCGAATACTATCATGCTCTGACCAATATCAATACCCGGCAGATTTACCGGACCTCCCGTCTTGTCAGCACCCTGACAGGTACTGCCGTACCGCCGAATAAAGCGGTGGTGGGCGACAACGCTTTTGCTCACGAATCGGGAATTCATCAGCACGGTATGTTGAATAACCCGCTGACTTACGAAATTATGAGCCCCGAATCGGTAGGCGTCAGCCGCAGTGCGATTGTTCTTGGCAAGCATTCCGGCCGCCATGCGTTTGAAGAACGCCTGAAATATCTGGGCTATGAGCTTGACGCCGATGCCATTAATCAGCTGTTTGTCAAGTTTAAGGATTTGGCTGACCGCAAAAAGATGGTATTTGATAAAGATATTGAAGCCCTTATTGTCGAAAAGGCAGCTGTCCGGCCGGAATGGTATACGCTGGAATATCATCATGTAGCCAGTGGCAACAAGATGGTGGCGACAGCTTCGGTGCAGCTCAGGACAAGTGCGGGAATCTGTGAAGCCGCCAGCTGCGGCACCGGCCCGGTAGATGCTGCTTTCAAGGCCATTGAGCAGGCCGTAGGCTTCCCTGTCGGCCTTCATGACTACCAACTGAAAGCGGTAACCGGCGGCGAGGACGCGCTGGGGGAAGCCACAGTATGGATTGAACAGGATGGCCGTACCTTTAGCGGCCGGGGTCTTTCCATCGATGTTATCGAAGCAAGTGCTAAAGCTTATGTCAATGCAATAAACAAAATGCTGGCTGTTTGCGGGTTTCCCGACATTCAGCAGGCTGCTGGGAGGTAA
- a CDS encoding 3-isopropylmalate dehydratase small subunit, whose translation MRFSGKVWRYGHNVDTDVIIPARYLNTADMKELAAHAMEDIDPEFAGRVQQGDIIVAGKNFGCGSSREHAPGALKAAGVACVVAESFARIFYRNAINIGLPLIELGEGEINIKAGDMLEVDLAAGVAKNANTGESFTVPALPGFIQEIAQAGGLVSYTKKKLEK comes from the coding sequence ATGAGGTTTTCCGGAAAAGTATGGCGCTATGGCCATAATGTAGATACCGATGTAATTATTCCGGCCCGGTACCTGAATACGGCTGATATGAAAGAACTGGCAGCCCATGCCATGGAAGATATCGACCCTGAGTTTGCCGGCAGGGTACAGCAAGGGGATATTATTGTAGCCGGCAAGAATTTTGGCTGCGGCTCGTCCCGGGAACATGCGCCAGGGGCACTCAAGGCCGCCGGTGTTGCCTGTGTGGTGGCCGAAAGCTTTGCCCGGATCTTTTACCGCAATGCCATTAATATCGGCCTGCCGCTGATTGAACTGGGGGAAGGCGAGATTAATATCAAGGCCGGCGACATGCTGGAGGTAGATTTGGCTGCCGGGGTTGCTAAAAACGCAAATACCGGTGAAAGCTTCACCGTACCTGCGCTGCCTGGCTTTATTCAGGAGATTGCCCAGGCTGGCGGCCTGGTTAGCTATACAAAAAAGAAATTAGAGAAATAA
- the leuC gene encoding 3-isopropylmalate dehydratase large subunit, translating into MARPMTMTEKIFAAHAGLPEVQPGQLIEAKLDLVLGNDITTPPAIKEFEQISDKVFDKDKIALVPDHFTPNKDIKSAEMAKTMREFARKHNITHYFEVGRMGIEHVLLPEQGLVAPGEIIIGADSHTCTYGAVGAFATGVGSTDMACAMATGETWFKVPASIKVELTGKLAKWVSGKDVVLKLIGMIGVDGARYQSLEFAGEGIASLTMTDRLTIANMAIEAGAKNGIFPVDAITRQYLDGRVKKPYTPVAADPDAEYVRTVTINLSELTPVVALPHLPENVRPVSDIAPTPIHQVVIGSCTNGRIEDLAQAAAIIDGHQVHEDVRAIIIPGSQAVYLEAVKLGYVEIFVKAGAVVSTPTCGPCLGGHMGILAKGERAVATTNRNFRGRMGHVDSEVYLAGPAVAAASAVLGRIAGPEEVA; encoded by the coding sequence ATGGCCAGACCTATGACGATGACGGAAAAAATCTTTGCTGCCCATGCCGGTTTGCCGGAAGTGCAGCCAGGCCAATTGATTGAGGCCAAACTGGATCTGGTGCTGGGTAATGATATTACAACACCGCCGGCTATCAAGGAATTTGAGCAAATCAGTGACAAAGTTTTCGATAAAGATAAAATTGCGTTGGTGCCTGACCATTTTACGCCCAACAAAGACATTAAATCAGCCGAAATGGCCAAGACCATGCGCGAATTTGCCAGAAAACACAATATTACCCACTACTTTGAAGTGGGGCGCATGGGGATTGAGCACGTATTGCTGCCGGAGCAGGGCCTGGTGGCTCCTGGTGAAATTATTATTGGTGCCGACTCTCATACCTGTACCTACGGTGCTGTTGGCGCCTTTGCCACCGGGGTCGGCTCGACAGACATGGCTTGTGCCATGGCGACAGGCGAGACCTGGTTCAAAGTGCCGGCAAGCATTAAAGTAGAACTGACAGGCAAGCTGGCTAAATGGGTGTCAGGCAAGGATGTAGTTTTAAAGCTGATCGGCATGATTGGTGTTGACGGCGCCCGTTACCAGTCGCTGGAGTTTGCCGGTGAAGGCATCGCTTCCTTGACCATGACCGATAGGCTGACAATTGCTAATATGGCGATTGAAGCCGGGGCCAAAAACGGTATTTTTCCGGTAGATGCTATCACCCGGCAATATCTGGACGGACGGGTTAAAAAACCGTATACACCGGTGGCTGCCGACCCGGATGCCGAATATGTCCGGACGGTGACGATTAACTTAAGTGAGCTTACACCGGTGGTTGCCTTGCCGCATTTACCGGAAAACGTCCGGCCGGTAAGTGATATAGCGCCCACGCCGATCCATCAGGTGGTTATCGGTTCCTGTACCAATGGGCGGATTGAAGATTTGGCGCAGGCTGCGGCCATTATTGACGGGCATCAGGTGCATGAGGATGTCAGGGCCATTATCATTCCCGGCAGTCAGGCTGTATATTTGGAAGCCGTAAAATTAGGTTATGTTGAAATCTTTGTCAAAGCCGGCGCGGTTGTCAGCACACCAACCTGCGGACCTTGCCTGGGCGGGCATATGGGCATCCTGGCCAAAGGCGAGCGGGCGGTGGCTACTACTAACCGCAATTTCCGCGGACGGATGGGGCATGTTGACAGTGAAGTATATCTGGCCGGTCCGGCGGTGGCGGCGGCAAGTGCCGTATTAGGGCGAATTGCCGGCCCAGAGGAGGTAGCATGA
- the leuB gene encoding 3-isopropylmalate dehydrogenase yields MSKHIVVIPGDGIGAEITAAALSVAQAAAAKCGFSFTYESKHAGGAAIDEYGMPLPEETVAACRKADGVLLGAVGGPKWDHVAPELRAEKAILGLRKELGLYANLRPIKVFPALANQSPLKPEIVSAVDILIVRELTGGIYFGDRQEAAVVDGVEQAWDKEMYSRPEIERIVRMACRAALGRKGRVMSVDKANVLAASRLWRKVAIEVAAGFDQVKLEHMYVDNCAMQLVLNPGSFDVIVTGNLFGDILSDEAAVLSGSIGLLPSASLGDGTGLYEPIHGSAPDIAGKGIANPLGTILSAAMLFRYSLEQEAAAAMIEQAVDRVLADGYRTADIYQQGFTKVSTDEMRQQVIDRLG; encoded by the coding sequence ATGAGCAAGCATATTGTAGTTATTCCCGGTGACGGTATTGGTGCGGAAATTACCGCTGCAGCGCTGAGTGTGGCGCAAGCGGCTGCGGCTAAATGTGGATTTAGTTTTACCTATGAAAGCAAGCATGCCGGTGGGGCCGCCATTGACGAATATGGCATGCCGCTCCCGGAGGAAACGGTAGCGGCATGCCGCAAGGCCGACGGCGTGTTGTTAGGTGCTGTCGGCGGTCCGAAATGGGATCATGTCGCGCCCGAGCTCAGAGCGGAAAAGGCCATTCTGGGTTTGCGCAAGGAGCTTGGACTCTATGCGAACCTGCGGCCAATTAAAGTGTTTCCGGCACTGGCCAATCAGTCGCCGTTAAAACCGGAGATCGTCAGTGCTGTGGATATTCTTATTGTCCGTGAGCTGACCGGCGGAATTTATTTTGGCGACCGTCAGGAAGCTGCTGTGGTTGACGGTGTGGAACAGGCCTGGGACAAGGAAATGTACAGCCGGCCTGAGATTGAACGCATTGTGCGGATGGCCTGCCGGGCGGCTCTTGGGCGCAAAGGCCGGGTCATGTCTGTAGATAAAGCCAATGTATTGGCGGCATCCCGCCTGTGGCGCAAAGTGGCTATTGAGGTGGCAGCCGGTTTTGATCAAGTGAAGTTAGAGCATATGTATGTGGACAATTGCGCGATGCAGCTGGTGCTGAATCCGGGCAGCTTTGATGTAATTGTTACCGGTAATCTGTTTGGCGATATTTTAAGTGATGAGGCCGCGGTACTGTCAGGCTCTATCGGCTTATTGCCGTCAGCCAGCCTGGGAGACGGCACCGGCTTGTACGAACCCATTCATGGTTCGGCGCCTGATATTGCCGGCAAGGGGATTGCCAATCCGTTAGGAACCATTTTGTCGGCAGCCATGCTGTTCAGGTATTCACTGGAACAGGAAGCGGCCGCCGCCATGATTGAACAAGCCGTTGACCGGGTATTGGCTGACGGTTATCGTACAGCTGATATTTATCAGCAAGGCTTTACCAAAGTATCGACCGATGAAATGCGGCAACAAGTAATCGATAGATTGGGGTGA
- a CDS encoding phenylacetate--CoA ligase family protein, with protein sequence MNTYWNKPAETMQREERQKLQAGRLKEIVDRLYRQQPFYRSKMQEAGLLPEDIGSLEDITKLPFTTKQDMRDNYPYGLFAVPMSEIIRIHASSGTTGRPTVVGYTKRDIGIWSEVAARSLVAAGLSKQSCIQVAYGYGLFTGGLGIHYGAELLGASVIPISSGNTARQIALMKDFGTTALACTPSYALYIAETMREMGIEPGETSLKVGIFGAEPWSEQMRQEIEAQLGIKAIDIYGLSEIIGPGVAIECCAQNGLHISEDHFYPEIINPLTGEVLPDGEKGELVITTLTKEGMPMVRYRTRDLSVLHREKCTCGRTLVRMSKVLGRSDDMLIIRGVNVFPSQVESVLLGIGETSPHYQLIVERKDNLDHLTVLVEVTDEMFSDEVRGLEVLEAKIKAELASVLSVSASVRLVGSKTIERSEGKAKRVVDKRKL encoded by the coding sequence ATGAATACATATTGGAACAAACCGGCGGAAACCATGCAGCGGGAGGAAAGACAAAAGTTGCAGGCTGGACGGCTAAAGGAAATTGTCGATAGATTATACCGGCAGCAGCCGTTTTATCGCTCGAAAATGCAGGAAGCAGGCCTGCTTCCTGAAGATATTGGCAGCCTGGAGGATATTACTAAACTTCCGTTTACAACGAAACAGGATATGCGTGACAATTATCCCTATGGCCTGTTTGCGGTACCTATGTCGGAGATTATCCGGATTCATGCTTCCAGTGGCACTACCGGCAGACCTACTGTTGTTGGTTATACTAAACGGGATATTGGCATTTGGTCTGAAGTTGCGGCCAGATCCCTGGTGGCGGCAGGTCTGAGCAAACAGTCCTGCATTCAGGTAGCTTACGGTTACGGTTTATTTACCGGAGGACTGGGCATTCACTATGGAGCAGAGCTTTTAGGCGCTTCGGTAATTCCTATATCAAGCGGCAATACTGCCAGGCAAATTGCGCTAATGAAAGACTTCGGCACAACGGCATTAGCCTGTACTCCTTCTTATGCCCTGTATATTGCCGAGACCATGCGCGAAATGGGGATTGAGCCGGGCGAGACCTCGCTTAAGGTAGGCATCTTTGGCGCTGAACCCTGGTCTGAGCAAATGCGCCAGGAGATAGAAGCCCAGCTGGGCATTAAAGCCATTGATATTTATGGTTTAAGTGAGATTATCGGGCCGGGTGTCGCCATCGAATGCTGTGCTCAGAATGGTTTGCACATCAGTGAAGATCATTTTTATCCGGAAATTATCAATCCGTTGACAGGTGAAGTGCTGCCTGACGGCGAAAAAGGTGAATTAGTTATTACCACTCTCACCAAGGAAGGCATGCCGATGGTCCGCTACCGTACGCGGGATCTGAGTGTCCTCCACCGGGAAAAATGCACTTGCGGCCGGACTTTGGTCAGAATGAGCAAGGTGCTTGGACGCAGTGACGATATGCTCATTATTCGCGGGGTTAATGTATTCCCCTCGCAAGTGGAGAGTGTGCTTTTGGGTATCGGCGAAACCTCGCCGCATTATCAGTTAATTGTTGAGCGCAAAGATAATCTGGATCATCTCACCGTACTTGTTGAAGTTACCGATGAGATGTTCTCTGACGAAGTGCGCGGTTTAGAAGTGCTGGAGGCTAAAATTAAGGCAGAGCTGGCCAGTGTTCTTAGCGTGTCCGCCAGTGTTCGCCTTGTCGGTTCTAAAACCATTGAGCGCAGCGAAGGCAAAGCTAAACGGGTTGTGGATAAGCGGAAACTTTGA
- the ilvN gene encoding acetolactate synthase small subunit, whose protein sequence is MEVEVVQSNVLSVLVHNQPGVLVRVAGMFSRRGFNIDSLTVGVTQDPEYSRITVAVRGNHAFIDQVKKQIEKLVEVVAVQILPPDHSVFRGLALLKVKAGDNRSEILKLAEVFRANVIDISGSTITLEVTGEDSKMNALTEVLAPYGLLETIQTGLVALERGENTIYEHEERKNYEQNVL, encoded by the coding sequence ATGGAGGTGGAAGTTGTGCAGTCTAACGTTCTTTCGGTATTAGTACACAATCAACCCGGGGTGTTGGTCCGAGTCGCCGGTATGTTCTCGCGGCGGGGCTTTAACATCGACAGTCTGACCGTAGGTGTTACCCAAGACCCCGAGTATTCCCGGATAACAGTAGCCGTCCGTGGGAATCATGCATTTATTGACCAGGTGAAAAAACAAATCGAAAAGCTGGTGGAAGTGGTAGCTGTGCAGATTTTGCCGCCTGATCATTCCGTTTTTCGGGGGCTGGCGCTGCTTAAGGTTAAAGCCGGCGACAACCGCTCCGAAATCCTTAAGCTGGCCGAAGTTTTCCGGGCTAATGTAATCGATATCTCAGGCAGCACCATCACGCTGGAAGTAACCGGCGAGGATAGTAAGATGAATGCCCTGACAGAGGTTCTGGCCCCTTACGGACTGTTGGAAACCATCCAGACCGGCCTTGTAGCGCTGGAACGGGGGGAAAATACAATATATGAACATGAGGAGAGAAAAAATTATGAGCAAAATGTATTATGA
- the ilvC gene encoding ketol-acid reductoisomerase codes for MSKMYYEQDARWELIQGKTVAIIGYGSQGHAHALNLKDSGIKVIVGLHEGSQSAAKAREDGLTVTDVAQAVANADVTMILIPDEKQGKVYAEQIAPNLKPGSALAFAHGFNIHFSQIVPPANVDVFMVAPKGPGHLVRRVFTEGKGVPCLMAVYQDHSGSTQDLALAYAKGIGGARAGVLVTTFKDETESDLFGEQAVLCGGVTELIKAGFDTLVEAGYEPEIAYFECLHEMKLIVDLMYEGGMAKMRHSISDTAEYGDYVTGSRIVTEETRAEMRRILAEIQNGTFARNWIVENQANRPMFNAKRRQEAGHKIETVGKELRQMMSWLQK; via the coding sequence ATGAGCAAAATGTATTATGAACAAGATGCCCGCTGGGAACTTATCCAAGGAAAAACAGTAGCGATTATTGGTTATGGCAGCCAAGGCCATGCCCATGCGCTTAACCTGAAAGATAGTGGCATTAAAGTTATTGTCGGTCTTCATGAAGGCAGCCAATCGGCAGCCAAAGCCCGCGAAGACGGTCTGACGGTTACTGATGTGGCCCAGGCAGTAGCTAATGCCGATGTCACCATGATTCTTATTCCTGATGAAAAACAAGGCAAGGTATATGCCGAACAAATCGCCCCGAACCTGAAACCCGGTTCTGCTCTGGCGTTTGCTCATGGCTTTAACATTCACTTTAGCCAAATTGTTCCTCCTGCCAATGTGGATGTATTTATGGTTGCGCCGAAAGGACCAGGACATCTGGTACGCCGGGTATTTACTGAAGGTAAAGGCGTTCCCTGCCTCATGGCCGTGTATCAGGATCATAGCGGCAGCACCCAGGACCTGGCATTGGCGTATGCGAAAGGCATCGGCGGCGCCCGGGCCGGTGTACTTGTTACCACCTTCAAAGATGAAACCGAATCCGACCTTTTTGGTGAACAGGCCGTACTGTGCGGCGGGGTAACCGAATTAATTAAAGCCGGTTTTGATACCCTGGTGGAAGCCGGTTATGAGCCGGAAATCGCTTATTTTGAATGTTTGCATGAAATGAAGCTGATTGTTGACCTCATGTATGAAGGCGGCATGGCCAAGATGCGTCATTCGATCAGTGACACTGCCGAATATGGCGATTATGTAACTGGATCGAGGATTGTTACCGAGGAAACCCGCGCCGAAATGAGACGGATTCTGGCTGAAATCCAAAACGGTACCTTTGCCCGCAACTGGATCGTGGAAAATCAGGCAAACCGCCCGATGTTCAATGCCAAACGCCGCCAGGAAGCAGGCCACAAAATTGAAACCGTTGGCAAAGAACTGCGTCAAATGATGTCCTGGCTGCAAAAATAA